A region of the Bacteroidota bacterium genome:
AATTTTGTTTTCAATACTATTGATTCCGTATTTGAAACCGTATTTTCGGAAAGACTTGACACATTTCTAAATCAAAAAGCAATTGATAAATCAATTCAAACAAACAGAAGGTTTACTGCTTTGCAAATCCCATTATTTGTTGGATACAAATATTCCTATGACAGATTAAGCCTGGCATTAAAAGCTGGCTTGATTGCAAATCTTACATTTAGCGATCAAATTAATAATACACAAGTTGATTTACCAGCTGGCTTTCAATCTGAAATTTACCAACTATATTGGTCTCTTTCATTAAATCCTGAAATATGGTATTCAATATCTGATAAAGTAGATGTTAGAGTAGGAATAAATTATAATTATAACCTGAATACTGAAGGAATTAAAAATGACTATTGGTTTATGGCTAATTCGTTATTGTTACAAACTGGAGTTAGTTATTGGCTGAATTAGTTTTAATTAATTCTCTAATTTCACTTAATTTCCTTTCAACTTCAAAATAATTGTCTCCATACTTAACCTCAAATCGATTCAGATAAATTGAGTAGAAATATTCTGCTTTTTCTAAATCACCTTTTAACTCATAAACATTAGCCAAATCGTACCAATAATCATAATTGACTTCAGAAGCAGCTTTAAGATTTTCAAGCGCACCATCATAGTCACCAAGTTTAATTTGGCACATTGCAATATCATATAGAACTAAAGGAGCTTCATATTCTGAATATCTCATTGACAATTCAAAACAGTTCTTTGCATTTTGAAATGAATCAATTTGAAAAAAGGCAACACCCAAATTCATATACAAATATTCATTTTGGGGATATAACTCATTTAATTCTTTAATATAGGTAATCGCCTTAGTTGGATCATTTGCGGTTAAGCTATCTGCATAAGGAAGATAGAACTGATCAAATTTCAGTTGAGCTTCAAACTGTTCATGTTCTGCTTGTACTATCCTTTTTTCTTCTTTTGTTGGAAGAGTGAAGGTAAATATCAATGTTGCAAAAAGAACAACTAAAATAAACAGGTGCAAGACAAGCCGATTAGCTAATGATAATTGTCGAAGCAAAGGACTTTTAGCTAATTTTTTTGAAATCCAGATTTGAAGATTTGTATCAGATACGTCATTTGTTGAATTGATCAATCCAGCGGCTTTTATTATTGGAAGTGCCTTCGTTACATCTGATTCTTTTACTTGAAGTTTAATACCACCGATTGCATTTGATAAATAATTGTGGACTTGTATTAATTGTTCATCTTGTAAGATAACCTCAATGCCCTCAGATTCAAGCTTACTTTTAATTACGAAAGCTTCATGTGGAAACTGAAATCGAACAACTGTTATAAATTTTCCCATACCTAAACGATAGCCAATGATTTTAGAAGAATCAGTTGAAGAAATCCGATAACTATCGGATCAAAGTTAGTCGAAAAAGGAAATAAAATAAACAATGTTGATAGAAACAAAAATAGCCGAAGGTTTAAACCCACGGCTATTTTAAAATTAGATTAATACGATCTATTTTTCTTCAATAAGCTCAATCTCGATTTTGGGTTCTACCACTACCTGATCTTCAGCAATAGTTAATTCTTCAATTAAGTTAGTTGCTCCTGCAAACTTGTCAATCACAAACAATACGTAACGAATATCGACATTAATGGTTCTGTTGTATTGTGGATCCACAACCAGATCTCCTGTCATGGCTTCCCAGTTACCATCAAAGGCAATTCCAATTAGTGCACCATTATCATTGATTACCGGACTACCTGAATTACCACCCGTGATATCGTTATTTGAAAGGAAACATACATAAAGTGTATCACCTGTTCCGTAGCGTCCAAAATCTTTTTTGATGAGTAAATCATGTAATTTGGGATCAATCTTGAACTCCTCATCATTCGGATCTTCTTTTTCAAGAATGCCATAATGAGTTGTATAGTAATTATAAAAAACAGCGTCTTTAGGGAAATACGGAAGCACTGTTCCATAACTCATTCTGAGTGTTGAATTGGCATCTGGATAAAGCTCTTCGCTACTTTTGAACTCGCGTAACATGGG
Encoded here:
- a CDS encoding tetratricopeptide repeat protein translates to MGKFITVVRFQFPHEAFVIKSKLESEGIEVILQDEQLIQVHNYLSNAIGGIKLQVKESDVTKALPIIKAAGLINSTNDVSDTNLQIWISKKLAKSPLLRQLSLANRLVLHLFILVVLFATLIFTFTLPTKEEKRIVQAEHEQFEAQLKFDQFYLPYADSLTANDPTKAITYIKELNELYPQNEYLYMNLGVAFFQIDSFQNAKNCFELSMRYSEYEAPLVLYDIAMCQIKLGDYDGALENLKAASEVNYDYWYDLANVYELKGDLEKAEYFYSIYLNRFEVKYGDNYFEVERKLSEIRELIKTNSANN